One part of the Chryseobacterium mulctrae genome encodes these proteins:
- the ytxJ gene encoding bacillithiol system redox-active protein YtxJ, protein MSFLDKIFGGKQEQGETKSFWKTIKSEEDLEKAIKQSYENRVAIFKHSTSCFISKTVLKNFEKEIENSDEQNVSFYFLDLLAFRPISNKIAEDFGIRHESPQLIVFENGKAINNASHQDISLSQIL, encoded by the coding sequence ATGAGTTTTTTAGATAAAATATTTGGCGGAAAACAGGAACAGGGAGAAACAAAATCTTTCTGGAAAACAATAAAGTCTGAAGAAGATTTAGAAAAAGCAATCAAACAGTCTTATGAAAATAGAGTAGCCATTTTCAAACATTCTACAAGCTGTTTTATAAGCAAAACGGTTTTGAAAAATTTTGAAAAAGAAATTGAAAATTCAGACGAACAAAATGTAAGTTTTTATTTTCTTGATCTTTTGGCTTTCAGACCAATTTCCAACAAAATTGCTGAAGATTTCGGAATTCGTCACGAAAGCCCGCAATTAATTGTTTTTGAAAACGGAAAAGCCATCAATAATGCATCACATCAGGATATTTCTTTAAGCCAGATTTTATGA
- a CDS encoding YfiT family bacillithiol transferase — translation MDILEQKRFPIGRFETPENICDITLTEYIKVIKNFPDKLKNLIEDFNEDQLDTQYREGGWTVRQLVNHIADSHMNSLIRLKLALTEENPTIKPYDEAKFAELQDSVNMPIKPAMRIIKGTHQRWTVLLKAMTNKQFERTFHHPEHNESYDLRVYLANYVWHCNHHFAHIENLKKEKNW, via the coding sequence ATGGACATTTTAGAACAGAAAAGATTTCCGATAGGTCGCTTTGAAACTCCTGAAAACATCTGCGATATTACACTCACAGAATATATTAAAGTCATCAAAAATTTTCCAGACAAATTAAAAAATTTAATTGAAGACTTTAACGAAGATCAATTAGATACACAATACAGAGAAGGCGGCTGGACAGTGAGACAGCTTGTCAATCACATTGCAGACAGTCACATGAACAGTCTTATCCGTTTAAAATTGGCGCTTACGGAAGAAAACCCTACAATAAAACCTTACGACGAAGCAAAATTTGCAGAGCTTCAAGATAGCGTAAATATGCCGATAAAACCTGCGATGAGAATTATAAAAGGAACTCATCAAAGATGGACTGTTTTATTAAAAGCAATGACCAATAAACAGTTTGAAAGAACTTTTCATCATCCTGAACACAACGAAAGTTATGATCTGAGAGTTTACCTTGCGAATTATGTTTGGCATTGCAATCATCATTTTGCACATATTGAAAATCTGAAGAAAGAAAAAAACTGGTAG